The DNA window ATAATTTCTGCTGATGGCAAACATGGAAATCCCGATTACGCTACTCTTGCTTGGATAGTAGAATCAGCTCAAATGCAGCAAAGAAATATAGAAATTTTCCTTACCAATAAAACCGAAACGGTTAATAAGTTTATTAATAACTATAATATGTCTGAATGGGGATACAAAATAATCTTTATAAAACAAGGTGAAAATAGTCTAAAGATATCATTATAGATTATACAGAGTAATAGTCTTTTTTTGCTTCTTCAAGAATAAAATTTGCAAATTGTGTTTTGCAAGCATGTTGGAATACATTTGCTGACTTTTCGTTGTCTTTGGAAATAAAATCTCCTAATGTTTCTTTTATTGAATTATTATGGAAATATATTGCAAAACCAAACATTCCAATAGCGACATCCGTTGCATCAAATATGATCTCGAAAAGTAATTTGTTTTTATTACTGCATTTTGCTACCCAAATATACTTAGGCATCGATGTTAAAAGGATATTTTTTACTAAATTGAGCTCGTATATTTTAGAATCTGTCTTGAATTGCTCACTATATTGTAAAGTTATATCCCAATCTAACTCTAAGTTATAAATCAAATTTATTAATTCATTTATACCAACAACGATTTTTTCAACATCTTCATATGTAATCCTAATTTTGTGATATAGGGGAATAATTATATTAGTAAGGTGAGTGGGTTTTGTTGGGCTAACTGCATGCGACCATTTTGTTTCAAATCTATACTCTACATTAACACCTTTGTCAAAATCGAAACTTGCATAAGGGCCCCACGCATCGTCATGAGTAAATAATTTTGTAACATTTTCTGCAATGAATCTTATGTTTAGGATCTTGTTAGTTACTTTTAAAGGTGGGTTCCCTATTTTATATCCGACCACAGTAACTGCATGATGACCGTATTTAAAGGATCCTTTATCCATATATGGCACTTCTAATACTAAAATAAGTGGTATACCTATTGGGGCGTAAGCATATACATATTTTTTTAAAAAAGATCGGCTTAGTTCATGATTTTTATCTGACGTTCTGATATCACTTACAAGTCCAGATTTATATATTGATTGAGATATTTGTTTTACCGATAAACCCTGGTTAGGAAAAATTCTTTCACCATGTGTACCAACTATATCGGCTTCGTCCGTTATTTGACTTGGTGTTTTGGAAACAGCATATTTAGTCATGGAAGCTTTTTGTAACATCATCCATATGGCTGAAGTAGCGCATACACTAACAACACTATCTTGTTCCATGTAACCAAGGGATTCTAACTTGACTTTGTTTCCAAAAACATTAATATAATAATCTCTTACGCCAAAGTAATTTCTATAGTTCCCATCATCATCTATCGATTTATAATGCTTTAATACAGTTTTGCCAATTACCTTAATTGGCAAAGGCTTTCCAACAATATATCCTAAATAGGAATTATTCCAGAATTCTAATTGATCTTCTGTGTTAGCAATTATAATTTTTTCAAATTCTTCAGGGCTTAATGGGCTATTAAAGAAGTGCAGTCTTATGCAATTCTTTGAATATTGATCAAAACAAGTAACAAAATATGTTGCAAAGTCAATAAGGTAGTCCTTACTTACATAATCAAATTCAACTATTATTGACTTAGCATCAAGATCCGCAGATGATAGGTATTCAAATAAATACTTAAACTGATTTTTAGCTAAAACTTCAGAAGGTAAAGTATATTTATTATTTAGACAGAGTGCTTTTGCAAAATTTGCTTTACTAAAAGTGTAATGTCTATATTTCGACACAATAATGCACTATAAGGTGCAGACAATACTGCTCAATGCAGCATCAGTTGAAGAATACTTCATTTGATCAATCTCTTCCTGACGGCGTATCGATCTATCTACTGCATCTTCGAACTCCTTAGAATCAAAGTCAAAGGTGTTAACATCAATAAGTTGAGCTTCCTTAAGGAAGCTATCGTCATTTCTGTCTATTTCGTATTTCCGCAGCATAAGAATCTAATCTTTAAAAAGGGTTGCAAAGGTACTAATAATTTCTAAAATATTTGATTTTATAACTCAATTAAGATAATAATGCATTACTTATGGCCATTATTGTTCCAAAAACACTTTAAAACAAAGATAAGCATAGCAATTACATATCAAAGAATATATCATATTTTTTTTATATATATTGCAAATATTTAATTGCCAGGCATTTAATTTAAGTACAAACTTTTAAAATACCTACATATACTTATTATTTGGCAACTATTATGAACAAAGACAGTCTTATTTTTTACCTAATTTAAAATATTAATATTAGTGTTCAGCTTTGTTCGATAATATTAAAAAAAATACAAAAGAGAGGCAAGAAACAAAAAACCCCTGCAAGTCATTGACTTACAAGGGCTTTATGTGATCTGTTTGGGACTCGAACCCAAGACCCACGGCTTAAAAGGCCGTTGCTCTACCGACTGAGCTAACAGATCAGCTGTTTCTTTTCAAAAACGAAGTGCAAAAATAGGTTTACAGACCATTTTTTCCAAACATTTCTGCTTATTTCACAAATAATATTTTTTTATCATATCAGGCATCCAGTTTGGCTCTTTCCCTTTTCTTGTTGGAATGGAATGCCATTTGAATGAAAGGCCCCTTCATAAACTCTTCTGGATCAATGCTCGATTGCAATACCGGGCCTTTAAATTTACCACCTAACAACATCCTGGCACATTCCAACATGGGAGCAGCTGTAGTAAGTTGTATTCCCTTTAAAAGGTGAGAACCGACTTTTAAAGGGTCAATGCTCATACTTTTTTCTTTTTTTCTCAAAACTCCTTTAGAATCTTTCCCCTGCACACTGGCATACAGCACAATTAAATCATCTTCAACATGAGGTATATATTCATTCATCTTTTCAAGAAGTCGGTTTTCAATGCCCTGTCCCTGACCAATTATTTGCAATTGACTTCTTACCCAGTCAAAATGTCCAGGATAACGAATCGTCTTATAATCTAGATTTGCCACTTTTTCCTTAAAGTAATCCGGCAAATCTGCTGCACCTCCGGAGGTGTAATCATCTTCATAATGGATACCATCGATGATCAAATGTGTGGTACCCGATAAAGAGGGAACATTTAGTTTTTGATGATTTCTTACCACAACTGCCTCTTTAACATATTCTGTGGCCACTCCGATGGGACTCCAGGTGAATCCGTAAAAATGAGGACCGGTCACCACACGAGTTAAAGCTCCTACCTTCATAGCCATGTAATCGATCTTGTCAGCCTGAAACTCCTCAGCAAACTCCAAATACAATTGGTGACCAAGGATGTTGATGAAACCCGGTGCTAAACCAGCCTGCAAAACAAATCCGGTCTCTGCACCTTTTGCCATATCCAGGATTTGGTTAGTCTCTGCAACATATTCAGTCAGATTTACATAGTGTAGATTGTATTTTAAAGCAAATGCTGCCATCCTAGGTGCCTCCCCCCCGGGCAAACAATCCAGAAGGATGTCACCGGAACTGAAAACATAATCCATTTGATTGGTGAGTTCTTGGGGGTGAATGTGAAAAGGTTCAATCTGGACGATTGAAGAAGCTCCCTCTTGTACCCACTTTGAAACACTGATTGCAGCTTCGTAATTGATATCTCCTATAAAAATGTCTGCAGCCATATCCGGCACCTCAGCCAAAAGTAACCCAACTGCTTTTCCTATCCCCCCAGCCCCGGCAATGATGACTTTGTGCGACCCAACCATAATTTTTTTTTTTAAAATGCAAAATTAAGGGATGATGGCCCATCATCTGTCAAAATAACTTATTGTTAATACATAAGGATATGTTAATAAATTTATTACACATTAAATAATATTAAATAAATAAAATATTAATCATATTATGAAATATTATAATGTGTATAAATCACTATATCAATTAAAAATAATTTAATAAAAATTGTAATATTATAAAATAGTCATACATTAGCGCAGGTTTTAATACATAATCTACTATTTATCATGGCAAGGTCAAAATCTGCAAAACACTCTGTTTGGGATCAATGGGTCAAGTGGCTGAAGGATGAGAGGGTCTCAAAAATCGCTGCTATGAGTTCATTTATGGGTGCAATCTATTTACTCATCTCCTTTATTTCATATTTGTCCAGCTGGAAAGCTGATCAGGATAAAGTGCTGGCATTGTCCTGGCGCATCTTATTTAAATCCGGGTCAGAAGTAAATAACTGGTTAGGAAGACTTGGGGCATTGTCATCACATTTCTTCTTTTATTATGGTTTTGGTATTGCCTGCTTCTTGATTATCCCGGTCATCATTCATTTAGGCTTTAGATTTCTTAAGAGATCAGGGTGGCTTGGACTTCTTAGGTACAGTACGCACACCTTAATGATTATGGCTCTCCTGTCCATGATTCTTGATTTCATTTTCCAGGATAAGGGCTTCCCATATGGTGGCTCTTTTGGCGGACGGACCAATGACTTACTCAGCAATTTTGTGGGTGAGGTCGGTCTCGGTGTAACCTTGATATTTTCTTTGATAAGTTTCATCATTTGGTTTTTTAATCCCAGTCTTCAAAAATTACAGTTTCAAACTCTTGGTGGGTCAGAGACAGACAGTTTTTTGGATTGGTCAAATGCATTTAAGTGGAACAATCCTGCCAGCACAAATCAGGAAGATAATTTAACACCTAATGAATTATATCTAAAAAATAAAGCTGCTTCGGCTCAGTCTGCCGGAATTGAAGTTGACTTTGGTGATTATGCTGAAAGTGCCGGCCTTGCTGCTACCATTGGATCTAAAGCAGATCAAATAATCAATCCTTTTGGACCTAGCCTTGAAATTGAAACAATCGCTCCTTCGGAATCCATTACTACAAAAGATCCAGAACAAAGCGAATCTCGACCATCATACCAGCCTGTCCCCGATGACGAGGACGGCTGGCATGACGAGAGCCATACAGGTCCTTATGACCCTCGTGCAGATCTCAGCACCTATGTCATTCCAAGTTTGGATTTGTTGAATGACTACAATGACCAGAAATTCGAAATCGACAGAAGTGAATTGGAGTCAAACAAAAATCAAATCATTGCTACCCTACTGAATTATAAAATTGAAATACAAAAAATAAAGGCAACTATAGGGCCTACAGTGACTCTTTATGAAATCGTTCCGGCTCCCGGAGTGCGGATCTCCCGCATAAAAAGTCTGGAAGATGACATTGCGTTGAGTTTGTCTGCGCAAGGCATCCGTATCATCGCTCCTATACCAGGAAGGGGTACCATTGGTATTGAAGTAGCCAATAAAAATAAACAAATGGTCCCTTTGAAGGAACTTCTGAAGTCTGATCGATTCAATGATCAGAAAATGGAACTTCCGATTGCATTGGGTAAAAACATTTCAAATGAAGTAGTGGTCGCAGATTTGACAAAAATGCCCCACCTACTTATAGCCGGAGCTACCGGACAAGGAAAATCAGTAGGGATCAATACTATTCTGATGTCCCTTCTTTACAAAAAACATCCGGCAGAAGTAAAACTGGTGCTGATCGATCCAAAGAAAGTTGAATTACCCATTTACTCTGTGATTGAAAAACATTTTCTGGCGCAACTTCCTAATCAGGATGAAGCAATCATCACGGATACTTCCAAGGTCATTTATACCTTGAATTCATTGTGCATTGAAATGGATCAGCGCTATGAGTTACTCAAAATGGCAAGGGTAAGAAATCTGCTGGAATACAATGACAAATTTGTAAACAGAAGACTAAATCCTCAAAAAGGACACAGATACCTGCCTTACATAGTTTTGATTATCGACGAGTTTGCCGACTTGATTATGACCGCAGGAAAAGAAGTCGAACTGCCAATAGGTCGACTTGCTCAATTAGCCCGTGCTGTTGGAATACACTTAATCATAGCCACTCAAAGACCATCCGTAAAAATTATTACGGGCTTGATTAAAGCCAATTTCCCTGGAAGAATAGCATTTAAGGTTTCCTCCAACATTGATTCCAGGACTATTCTTGATTGTGGAGGGGCTGAAAGGTTGATTGGACGTGGTGACATGTTGTACAGTGTTGGATCTGATATGATTAGACTACAATGCGCTTTCGTTGATACCCCTGAAGTTGAAAGAGTCATAACCCATATTGGAAACCAAAGAAGTTACGGCGAGCCCTATTACTTGCCGGAATACAAAGGGGATGAAGCGGATGGTGCAGAGAATTCAATCGTCGCAGATGATTTGGATGAAATGTTTGAAGAAGCAGCAAGATTGGTGGTGCAAAGCCAACATGGAAGCACCAGTATGATCCAGCGAAGATTAAAGCTTGGATACAACAGGGCCGGAAGAATTATGGATCAAATGGAAGCTCTTGGAATTGTGAGCTCCGGCGAAGGAAGTAAACCTCGTGAAGTACTCTTATTTAATGAAATAGAACTTGAGAACCTACTTCAAAAGTTCAAAAGAAAAACCTAGTCTTTTTATTTTTTTTTTCGTCTTAGACCAACTGAGATTGATAGTAGATTATTGCCCCGGCCGACCTCCGGGGCTTTTTTTTTGTACTGTTAGGAAATTAAGTGGCCTGATCATCAAAATTTGATGTCAAATGTCGACTTTCGCACTCATATGTTACCGCTTGCTGAAAGAATGCGTCCACAAAGTTTGGAAGATGTGCTCGGACAAGATCACCTCTTGTCTCCGGGCAAGCCATTAAATTTAGCACTTTCTGGCGGACACTTACCATCCATGATCTTCTGGGGTCCTCCGGGTGTAGGTAAAACCACTTTAGCCCGGTTGTTAGGAAAACAATTTAATCGCAAATTTTTTACCCTAAGCGCAATTTCAGCAGGTGTCAAAGATCTGAGAGAACTGATCAATGAAGCCAAAAGCCAAAAATTCTTTAACAGCCCCTCACCTATTTTGTTTATTGACGAAATCCATCGTTTCAATAAAGGTCAACAAGATGCTTTGCTGGCTGCCGTTGAAGATGGAACGATAGTTTTGTTGGGCGCCACTACCGAAAATCCTTCTTTTGAAGTGAATGCTGCCCTTTTGAGCAGAATGCAGGTTTATGTACTGAAGCATTTGGATGAACTGGATCTTGTCAAACTTATTGAACGTATTGCAGATAAGGACGAACTTTTCCAAAACAAGAACATAAAAGTATTGGAAACCGATTCTTTGGTTGAATTATCCGGTGGAGATGCCAGAAAACTATGCAACATCATGGAGATTGTTGGCAACTTACCTCAATCCCAAATAGAAATCACAAATGAACTTATCCGAAAATTGGTCACTCAAAACATGGCTATTTATGATAAGTCAGGAGAAATGCACTACGACATCATTTCTGCTTTCATTAAATCAATACGAGGCAGTGATCCCCATGCAGCCTTGTATTGGCTTGCCCGGATGGTAGATGGTGGAGAAGACCCACTTTTCATTGCACGAAGACTACTGATTCTGGCAGCAGAAGACATTGGACTGGCAAATCCAAACGCGCTTTTGATGGCCAACACTTGCAAAGATGCCATTCACTTTGTGGGATGGCCTGAATCCAGAATAATCCTTGCTGAAACCGTTATTTACTTAGCTTGCTCACCCAAATCCAATTCTGCTTATCTTGCTATAGAAATGGCTATCAGTCTAGCTCAGTCAACAAATAACGCTCAAGTTCCTTTGCACTTACGCAACGCCCCCACCCAAATGATGAAAAATATTGGCTACGGAAAATCCTACGAATACAGTCACCATCACCCTGGCAACTTTGTCTATCAGGAATACATGCCGGAACAATTGAGTAGTAAAGCTATATTTAAACCGGCAGAAAATCCCAATGAGCAAAAAATGAAAATGAGCTTGTTGGAATGGTGGGGTGAAAAATATAAATAATGTCTAGGTTAAATTTATCAATATCATTAATTCGCAAATTGAATAGTACTAAAAAAGATGTAGGCCTATACAATTACTAAAAAAATATATCCTAGCTAATCCTCTATTTTTCTGTAACCACATTGAAAATATCCTTACTGAATTTTGCTTCTTCCGGTTTGATTTTACCACTTACAATCAATCTGAATTCGCGACGAATTTCTGCTTCATTAAATAATTTTTTCTCTTCTTCAGTTTCAGGAACAATGGCCGGAATAGGCTTAGGTCTGAGTGTTCTGTCATCCAATGCTACAAATGTAAAGTAAGCCTGATTTGATTTCCTGGGCTCCGCCACAAGTATACTTCTGGTAAAAACTTCCATAAATATCTCCATGGAAGAATTAAATGTTCTGGAAACTTTTGCCCGTATGGTCACAATATCCCCAAGTTTAATGGGCTCATGAAATGTCATGTGGTCAACCGAAACCGTAACCACATGCGCACCACAATGCCTGCTGGCACATATTGCTGATGCAATATCCATCCACCGCATTAGATTTCCTCCCATTAAATTGCCCAATACATTGGTGTCGTTTGGTAAAACCAACTCTGTCATTTCCGTTATGGAATCACTTACTTTTTTCATTCGAATATTTTACTCTTTGTTGTTTTTTCAAGCCCAAATGTATGTAGAAAATGGCTCGTAAAGATTTGTTTAATTTCTGCCATTTCAACCACAATTCCCAATTCCTTTTGAATAGAAGTCACGGTTTTATTTTCTTCCTGAATGCCACATGGGATGATGTGGTTAAAATAATTAAGGTTCGTATTAACATTTAAGGCCAATCCATGCAAACTTACCCATCTGCTTAGGTGTACGCCAATCGCACAGATTTTGCGGGCCCGGTCATTATCCGGATCTAGCCAAACTCCTGTGTATTCTGGCAAACGATCACCCAAAATTCCGTACTCGGCCAAGGTCAATATTACTGACTCTTCTAAACCTCTCACATATCGATGCACATCATTAAATATGCGGTCCAAATCAAGAATTGGATAAGCCACCAATTGCCCTGGTCCATGATAAGTGATGTCCCCTCCCCTGTTGATTTTGTAAAAACTTGCCTGAATCTGACCCAGTCCTTGCTCATTAATCTTTAGATGACTCTCCTCTCCCGATTTACCCAAAGTGTAAACATGAGGATGCTCACACAATATTAATACATGCGGAAAATCTGCCGAGCCCGGTTGAGATCTTTTTTCGGAAATTAACCTGTTATGAATTTTGGTCTGGTAATCCCAGGCTTCCTGATAGTCAATCTGACCAAGATCATGTATTTCTATTCTATTGCTCAATCGTTTAATTGCTTAATTTAATATTTTGTCTTAACTTTGGATATAATTAAACAGCGTTTTCATGAGACAGTTTACTTTATTCCTCTTTTTACTCCCTTTTATTTGCTCAGCTGCCAAGGCTCCTGATTTCACAATCACAGACTATAATAACAAGGTCCATAAACTTTATTCGGATTATTTGAATAAGGAGAAAGTAGTGGTTCTTAAATTGTTCTTCGTAGCCTGCCCCCCTTGTAATGCCATTGCTCCTTATGTCCAACAAGCTTATACTCGCTGGGGTGCAGGGAATGGTCGTGTCCAGTTCATTGAGCTCAGTACTCAAAATTATGATCTGAACAACGCTGTGAAGGGATATGCACAAAAACATGGAATTACTTTCCCGGGTGCTGGTTTTGATGGAGGAGGATTTGCTGCGGTGGCTCCCTATAAATCAGGGACTTTTGGTCCTTTCTATGGCACTCCTACCTTTCTTGTGATTGCTCCAAATGGTGAGGTTGAATTCAATATTGACTTTGAAAGGGATGATCAGGTAAAGTTAGATTCTGCTATTGCCAGAGCGCTGAGGGTCTCCAGTGGAGGCACCGGGGGTGGCCCAACTCGTTGCCAAGATTCCTTTGGAGTAAAAATTACCTCTTATTTGCATCCTGACAAAATGATAGTTAAAGACATTTTTAATGGTAACAACCCACTATTTGAACTCGAAAATAATCAATACAATTGTGAATATTTTTTTCCAGCTATTAGGGATAATTATTATGTAACTCCTTTTAAATCACAAACCGGAAACCCTGATGAATATGTAACTACTGCAGATGTGGTTTTAATTCAGAAACACATACTAGGGATATCTCAACTAAACAATCTCCAGTTGTTAGTCGCTGATGTGAACAAAACATATTCTGTAACTGCTTCTGATATGGCAGAGATAAGAAAATTAATTTTAGGTATCAATTCCAGATTTAAAGCCGTAAGCGACCTGTATGGCTTTGCTGTTAATCCTGCTGGAAAAAATGGGGTGATCAATGACAAGGTCAAACTAAATGACTTGATAAAAGGAACCGTGAGCAATGAATTCGGAGTAGGTAAATATGGGGATGTCAATGGAGCAGCTATAAAATTCGATGGTTCTCTTGAAGAAAGGGCTAATTGTACTGAAGAATGGGTTATTAAATCTGAAAAAACATCCAACGGCTATTTATATCACATTATCCCGAACACAAACGGAAATGTTTTTGGTTTCCAGTTTAGTCTTGCTTGTGATGTAAAGTCCATTACAGACGTAAAACTTAATCAAAGTTTATCCAATTTCAACAATACCAATTACATTTTTAATGGACAACGCAATGAATTCATTTGTCTGTGGAGTAGTCCAGATGGATTGGGAGTCAATTTCGATTTGCGTGAACCATTAATCACATTCTCTTCATCACAAAATCTGAATTTTAAACAAGGCAAAGTACCTAATGAAATTGTATTAAGTAACGATGTGTGTGGAATCTTTTTTAACCACATCTATAATTCAGAACCTGGTGTACCAAGATTTAGAGTCAATCAAACAGCGACTCAATATGAAATTGACGTCGAAGCCTCTTCCGGAATTGTTGCATTAAAGTTTTTCGATCAATCTGGAATTCATGTTTCTGATTCGAAAATTAAAATGGAAAAAATTAATGAACAAAATATAAAGGCAAATATTTCTAAATTAAATCCAGGGTTTTATTTTGTTCAGGGGCAACTAGCAGATGGTTCCATAAAAACAGAAAGGTTTTTCAAAATTGATTAGATTGTTAACAGAGATATTGTAAGTATTTTTTTGCTTTTTATACCTAGCCTAATTTATCTCGTTTACTTGTTCGAGTTTTAATAAATTTATTGGATTGCCATTCAGGTTTATTAAATTCTTTTGTCCAAACAATGCTGTTTGATCATACAATAGAAAAATAACCGGAGACTCCTCAACAATAATCCGATCCATTTGCTGAAATAATTTCACCCTTTTGTCATTGTCAATCTCTTTAACAGCTGCTTCGTATAGTTGATCAAATTCAACATTCTTAAATCTGGTGTAATTTGGAGGCGCACCGTTTTTGCTGTAAAAAACGGTCATAAAGCTTTCTTCATCCGGATAATCGGCTATCCAGCTAGCTCTAAAAAAACCAATACTGCCGTTACGCATTTTCTCTCGCAGTGTACCGGTTTCCAAAAGTTCTATCCTCAATTCAATTCCAATTTCCTGCCATTGACGGGCAATAAAGGTTACAAGATCTAAATAATCTTTATTGGTATAAATAACGAGTTCTTTTTCCAATTTAGATTTTTCAAAATACCCTGAACTTTTAAGTAAATCCTTTGCTCTGGCTGCATCATGCACATATCCTTTCACAGAATTGGGGTCATAAGAAATCAAACCTTTAGGTATAAAACCAGCATTGGCCGGTGTTCCAATTCCAAACCTGTAGGTCTTGACCAACAAATTTTTGTCTAAGGCTAAATTCAATGCTTGTCGCACCCTTTTATCCCAAATTGCATGATCTTTTGGGAAGGCTTCCAGATTAATTCCCAAATACTCTGTATTCAGGTAATGTGATTTAAAAAAATTAATGTGGTCATTCAATTCCGGACGCAATGTTCCATTACTCAAAATTAATTGAGAAGCAAAAGATGATTGAATTCCTGAAAAAAAATCAATTTCATTTCTAATAAATTCAAGATACGCTGTATTTCTGTCTTCAATAAAACTTACCCTCACTCCTTCTAAATATGGCAAATTGGGTTTAAAATAGGCTGAATTTCTACTCAGGAAGATTCCTTGTCTATCTATCCATTTATTTAATACAAATGGTCCCGTTCCAACTGGAAATTCATCAAATTTGTTCTGATAAAAACTTACTGCTTCTTTCGGAATGATGCTGCAATATTGCATTGTGAGCAAACTCAGAAATGGAGAAAATGCTTGCCTCAATTTAATCACCAGGGTGGTGTCGTTTATAATATTAAAGGGCTGGAATGTGTCTAGTTTGCCTGCAAAAATCCACCTACCCGGAGCACTCAATCCCGGATCAATCAATCTTAAAAAACTATATTCAACATCAGATGCTTTCAGCCTTCTTGTACTGTCTTTACCAAAACAGCTATTTTTATGAAAAAAGACATCATTCCTCAAATGAAATAAGTAGCTCAACCCATCTTTGCTTACTTCCCAATCCTTCGCAATTTCCGGTACCAAATTCATAGAATCATCCAAATCTATGAGCTGATTATAAATATGGTCTATCAACCAAATGTTATTCTGACTTTTTGCAAAAGCAGGATCTAAGGAGGTAACAGGATTAGGTTGATTGTAATGAAAAACCCTTGGTTTTTTGTGGGTATTATCGGAACAACAGGTTAACCAAATAAAACCAACACTCAACAAATAAATCCTCGAAAACCTACAATTCATTCAGAAAAGTAATCATTCTCCTCGCATAATTTTCATCAAAAAGACAAATTTTTCAATTTTTTACTGCTAAAACAAAAAGTTATCCTATTCCCCAATCATTTTTAAGAATTTTACTTTGATGCTGAATTGCTAAAAGCCACTTTGCTTGTAGGATTTGACATTTGAAATGGCTAATCAGCCGCTTTTCTAAAATCTAAAAGATTTCATATTTTAATGAGTTTCTTAACATCAATCCCAAACTTATAAATTTCAGAAAAAACACGATTAGAATCTTGAAGAATAACAGAAATCGGTTGAATAAAACGGTTATTGTGCTTGAGCAGTTACTCATTTCACCAACAGATTTTATCATAAATATTAATTGGATTTAAAGAATTGATGACATCTTCTCTTTCAAATTGGATGGAATTCTAACATCATTATCAGGCCAGGCATAAAAATTCAAAATTTTGAATCAAT is part of the Candidatus Vicinibacter affinis genome and encodes:
- a CDS encoding ABC transporter substrate-binding protein: MNCRFSRIYLLSVGFIWLTCCSDNTHKKPRVFHYNQPNPVTSLDPAFAKSQNNIWLIDHIYNQLIDLDDSMNLVPEIAKDWEVSKDGLSYLFHLRNDVFFHKNSCFGKDSTRRLKASDVEYSFLRLIDPGLSAPGRWIFAGKLDTFQPFNIINDTTLVIKLRQAFSPFLSLLTMQYCSIIPKEAVSFYQNKFDEFPVGTGPFVLNKWIDRQGIFLSRNSAYFKPNLPYLEGVRVSFIEDRNTAYLEFIRNEIDFFSGIQSSFASQLILSNGTLRPELNDHINFFKSHYLNTEYLGINLEAFPKDHAIWDKRVRQALNLALDKNLLVKTYRFGIGTPANAGFIPKGLISYDPNSVKGYVHDAARAKDLLKSSGYFEKSKLEKELVIYTNKDYLDLVTFIARQWQEIGIELRIELLETGTLREKMRNGSIGFFRASWIADYPDEESFMTVFYSKNGAPPNYTRFKNVEFDQLYEAAVKEIDNDKRVKLFQQMDRIIVEESPVIFLLYDQTALFGQKNLINLNGNPINLLKLEQVNEIN